The Cycloclasticus sp. genomic sequence CACATTATCAATACCTACCCGATCCGACCAATACAGCGCAGGGCCTTTTGAGGTTAATCGCACCACAATAGCTACAAGGCAAATTGGAACAACCAACATAAAAACGGCAAGCAACGCCAATAACAGATCAAACAGTCTTTTCATTTATCTCAGCATCCGCTATTTTCTTTAGTTGCTCATCCATTGTGCTAACGGGCTTCCAGCCCAATACACCACGTGCTTTCGAATTATCCACCTGTAAAGAAGAAAATAAACGCATCGCAACATCCTCCTTACCCACCAACTTTGCTGCAAGCTCCATCCAACTTGTTTGCACAGGAATAAGCCACTGTTTTTTACCGAATGCCTTTGCTACTTTACGCAAAAGTTCAGTTGTCGAAACATCTTGATTATCTGAAATTAAAAATATTTCATTTGCCGCTTTAGGTGATTTCTCCCTATCCGCACACAATGCAATAAAATCCACCAAGTTATCTAATGCTACTAAAGAACGTTTATTGTGGATAGCGCCTAGAGGTAAAGGAATTCCTTTTCTCACCCACTTCACCATAGAAGAAAAGTTAGCTTTCACACCGGGCCCATAAACCAAAGGAGAACGAATAATAACCGCCTCCATATCCGTTTTAAGCGCTAACGCCAACAAGCCTTGCTCAGCTTCATACTTAGACAAACCATAATGATCTACTGGAATATACTCATCACACGGTAAAAAAGGGCATTCAAGTCGAGTAAATTCACCATTAACTTTAATCGAACTTAAAAACACAAATCGCTTAACGCCAGCTTCTTCAGCCATTCGAGCCAAAATCAAAGCTGCATCACGATTGACCTTTCTATATTCAGTCAAAGAACCCGATGCATCATCATTCATAATATGCACACGAGCTGCCACATGTATAACAGTATCTACACCATCAAAAAGAGAGGGCTTTGAACCCAGCGAATCTTCGGTCAATACCGATAAATCGCCTATAACGACTTGTTGAACAATGCTTGATAAACCTGCTGACTTTTTACGCACACCAGCCAAAACCTCGATACTATCTGCCAGTAAACACTCCACCAACGCCTTACCAACAAAACCTGTTGCACCAATTAACATTATTTTCATTTTGTTACCTCGGAAAACAGAACGTACACCATGGAAAAAACCTTACATTTATCTTCGTTTTTAATTCAGAATTCATATCCTTTCCTTTAAAACTTCTAAGGTATTGCCCCGAGCGCATTGCAGGTCACTTATAGATTCATTCGTTTTATTTACTGCCACTGCAAATAGCTTATACTACGGTTGTAAGCTAGGAAACCGTTCAACGAGTGCTATCAACAACATCTAAATAAAGCTTGTTTTTCAGCCCCCCTCCTTAACTCTCTGAAGAGGAACAGCCCTCGCATACGCTTTCCATTACTGACAGCGTATGCGTTAATGTAAAACCTACCCCTCATTTGTTTTTTCAACTCCTTGAATTCACCGGCAATTACTAGCATCAAGTAGCTTTTTATATAATGCAACATACGAACTAGCCATCTGCTTCGCTGTAAATAACTTCCAATATCTCTCTTCAGCTCGCTTACCCATTTCCCCTGCTTCCTCTGGATTATTCCACAAATAATCCATCGCCTGCCGTAAAGCAATAGGGTCACTGGGCGGCACAACCACACCTGTTTCTTTGTCAATATTTATATACGTTGTTCCTGTACCAATCTCGCTAGAAATCAGAGGCTTTCCATACATAGCCCCCTCTAATAAGGAAATACCAAAAGCTTCAGAACGAAGGTGAGAAGGAAAAACAACCGCATAACAAAGCTCAAGAAGCGCAACCTTATCCTCATCAGGTAAAAAACCAACAAAGTAGATGTTCTGCAAACCTAGTTTCAAAACCTGCTCTTTCAGCGCCTGTTCGACAGGCCCCGCACCCATGATGACAATTGGGTAATTGGTTGTACGAGCCGCCTCTATTAAAATATGGAGGCCTTTATAATATCGAAGAACCCCTAAAAATAGGAAAAACCGGGAACCAACCTTCTCCCTCCAAGTCTGTAACCTTTCCAAAGAGGGCTTAAGGTAAAGGCTCTTATCAAGCCCATAAGGGATCACACTGACCTTACCCTTAAACCGAGAAAGTGTCGTGCTACTTTTGAGATAGCTGGGTGATGCTGCCACAATGTGGCTCACACTTCTTAGAAACTGCCTTTTCAATGGCCGGTAAAGTCTTAATAAAGTCTTCTGCTTAATAATATCTGAGTGATAAGAGACAACACTCGGTTTATTAAGCCCTGATAGCAGATGCAAAATATCCGTAAAGGGGTAGGGAAAATGATAATGAATAATGTCTGCTTTTTTTGCTAATTGCCGAAATCGATAAAATGCAGATATTGAAAATGGTGTTGAAGCTATTTCAAAATTTGATTTACAACGGTAAACTTTATGCCCATCGACCTCAACAACCCTATCTACCTTAGATGGGCTAAGCACTAAAACTTCTGAATCGCACCCATGAGGCTCAGTACCTCGTACCAACTGATTAATAACTTGCTCAACACCACCAATGGTATCGGGCAAATAGGTTTTGTAAAAATGAAGAACTTTCATAACTAAGCCAAACGCCTATAGGTAATAGCCCTTTCAAAAGAAGAAACTAGTTGTCGAGCCGAACTATCCCAACTAAACCTAGCCACGTTTGTTTTGGCGTTTTCAGCAAGTTTGCCACGCAATTCTCCATTGAGAATAAGCTGCCTCAAGCCTTTTTCTATCGAATGAATATTTTGCGCATCAACTAGCAACCCCGCATCACCTGCAACCTCAGGCATAGACGAGTTATCCGCCGTTAAAACAGGTACTCCATGCACCATCGCCTCAAGTAAGGGCAACCCAAATCCCTCATACAAAGAAGGCATGGCTAAGAATTCAGCATGTGAATATAACGCACTTAACAGCTCCTCATCCACATAGCCCAGCAGTCTGACATACTCACTCAAACTTAAACGAGTAACCTCATCCGCTACATTTACATCACCCCACCCTTTACCACCCACAATAACTAGATTCGCCTGAGCTTTAACCTCTGTTGGCAAAAGAGCATAGGCTTCTAGTAGACGAGTAAGATTCTTACGTGGCTCCAGTGTCCCTACAAAAAGAAAGTAAGGAGCATGAATGCCATACTCAGCAAGCATATTGAAAGAGATGTCACTTGGGGTACAAGTTGCGGCCAAAGGTATAACCAGCAATTGCTTAGAACTCAGATGATATTCAAGTTTAAGCGCCCTCGCTGTTGACTGAGAATCGGCAACAACAACATCGGCTGAACGTACTGCATAAGGCATTTGAAGTCTCTCCAGCAGATATGTTGCTGAACGCATCGTCTCACTAACATACTTCCATGCAAGATCATGGATAGTAACAACGCTAGGAATACTCCTTGGCAAGAAGCGAGGAAGCCGATGTGACGGCCCCCAAAAAACATCCACCTCATCTTTTTTTGCCCATAAAGGCAAATAACTCTCAGACCACAGCTGCCTTAATACACCATGACGCCAGTTTATTTCTCTAAAGTGCGCACCTGTCAAATTTGCTTTCACATCGTCTGAAATGGGCGACGGACTATAAAGGTACAGAGCAATATTTTCAATCTTAAGTAAAGCACGACACATTTCTAAAGTGTAACGCCCTATACCCGTTAGTGGGCGTGATAACAGCCTAGCATCAACACCAACCTTCACTCAGCATACCATCCTTTCGTCTTTCAACATCCATCGCAGTGTTGCCTCTAATTCCAATGGCTGCCAGCCATCTATTAACTGTCTCAATCGTGAATTATCACCCGCAAGAACCCGCACTTCATTTGCACGAACAAAATCAGGATTCACCTGGACTTCAATCTGCTGCCCAGTAATCTTTTCACACAAGCCAATAACTTCTCGTAAGGTATAAGCATTCCCAGAACAAACATTAATGGTTTCACCTACCGGGCAAGCCTCCATCAATTTTCTATAAGCCTCCGATACGGATCGAACATCCCCAAAATCCCTAGAAACATCCAAGTTCCCCAGTTCAATAACTTTTTTATTCTCACGAAAATGCGCCACTATCTTAGGGATCAAAAACTTATCGTCTTGCCCAATACCCGTGTAGTTAAATGGTCGCGTAATAAACAGTGGTAACCTGTCTGCCCATAACCGCGCCATATTTTCCATCGCAAGTTTACTAACCGCATAATCATTGGCCGGGTCTGGCAAAGCACTTTCAGCCAAAATACCTTCCGAGCGATTACCATACACATTAGCACTACTTGCCAACAACACCGCACGTACATAAGAGGCATGTTCCGCCAAAGAGCTCAGCAAGTTACGGGTTCCTAATAAATTCACTTGATAAAATGCATTCGCATCACCATGCCCAACAAAGGCAACCCCTGCAAGGTGAACAACCGCTTCCGGCTGTATTCGCTTTACTTCAGCGGCAATTGCGTCATATTCATTTAAATCTGCTTGTAAGCCAATAACAACGTGTCCATTCGCTTCAAGCTCGGTTTTTAGGTGTTGCCCTGTAAAACCATTAAGCCCCGTCACTAATACTCGCATTAAAATGAATACCCAGCCTTATTTCGACGTAAATCAGCTTCTACCATCATCGCGCAAAGTTCTTCTAAAGTAGTTGACGGCTCCCAACCTAAATCATCCTTTGCTTTTTGAGGATTACCAATCAACAATTCAACTTCAGCTGGTCGATAAAATGCAGGGTTCACCTTAACAACTGTTTTACCTGTTGTCTTATCAATAGCCGTTTCAGCTTCCCCCTCACCTTGCCAGTTCAGCTCAATATTAACCGCTTTAAAGGACATCGTAACAAAGTCACGTACCGTTTCAGTACGGTTAGTTGCTAATACATAAGTGTCCGGCTTATCAGCCTGTAGCATTAAATACATGCCTTCAACATAATCTTTAGCAAAACCCCAGTCACGCTTTGCATCCATATTGCCAAGCTCTAAAACATCTTGCTTGCCCAATGAAATTCTAGCCACGCTGTTAGTAATTTTACGCGTCACAAACTCTTGTCCACGTAACGGCGATTCATGGTTAAACAAAATACCACTGCACCCAAAAATACCGTAAGACTCACGGTAATTAATCGTCATCCAGTGCGCATAAAGCTTTGCAACACCATATGGGCTACGAGGATAAAAAGAAGTGGATTCTTTTTGAGGAATCTCTTGCACCTCACCAAACATTTCAGAGGTTGATGCTTGATAAAAGCGAATTTTAGGATTCACAATACGAATAGCCTCTAATAGGTGCACAGGACCTAGCCCAGTAATCTGCGCCGTGGTAATAGGCTGGTCAAATGATACACCCACGAAGCTTTGTGCAGCTAAGTTGTATATCTCTGTCGCCTGCGTTGTTTCCAACAACCGAATACTAGAGCCTAAGTCAGTTAAGTCATATTCAATTAACTCCAGGTTAGAATGATTCTGAATACCAAGCTCTTCAATACGCCAAAGGTTCACCGAACTTGTTCTACGGTAGGTACCAAAAACCTTATACCCCTTATCTAAAAGAAGCTCTGCTAAATACGCACCGTCTTGACCTGTTATACCCGTGATAATTGCAATTTTTGACATATTTATTCTTTAAACTCCTGATGTTTTATATTTGGGTAAGCTTTAATGCTTTTCTGAACCCTGTAACCCTCATCTACCATAGAAAGCATCGGGATATCGCCTTGACTATCACCATAAGCATAGCTACGAGAAGGTCTACCAATCTTATTTAGAAGACGCTTAATTCGATGAACCTTTTCCTCACCAAAGCAATTGCCACCTCGCAATACTCCTGTAGCAGTACCATTAGCATCGATAACCAGAGATGAAGTGATGCAATAATCAAAACCAATCATTTTCGCCCAAGGCTCGAGATAAAGATCTAGCGAAGCACTAACCAACACGCAACAGTCACCCTGTTCCAGGTGTTTGTGCAAGCGTTCCATCATATCCGCACGTAGCATTTTCGCCACAAAATGTTCCGCAAAATATTGTCCATGCGCGCGTAAATCATCCAGCGAAGTCCCTCCAATCGATTTACGAAGTAAAACCTCTTTAGCCATATCATTGCGAATAAGGCCCACAGCATAAGCAGATAGCCATGGTGAAGCAACCAACAAATCAAGTGCAAACCTTGGAGTACCTCTAACCATTCGTAGGAATGGAATTAGACTGTCCCCATTAGTCAATGTACCGTCAAAGTCAAAGAAGGCGACCTGTTTATTCATAAAGAAAGCCGCTTAAATATCGCTTCGGGAATATGTCGAATAACCAGCATGATCCAACGCCAAACCCCAGGTAAATAAACTGCATTTCGCCGCTGTTCGACAGCTTTCACAATACCTTGGGCAATAGTTTCTGGCTGCACCCACAATAGCCCCTTTTTATCAAACTGCACAGTCATAGGTGTATCGACAAAACCGGGCTTGATCGACACTACGGCCACACCCTTTTTCGCCAACCGATTTCGCAAACCCTGCAAAAATATGGTTACCATGCCTTTAGCTGCCCCATAGACATAATTACTCTGCCGGCCACGATCACCCGCCACAGAACTAATAGCAGCGATAACACCTGAGCCTTGCGCTTCAAACCGATTCGCGGCCAAAGTAAGCAGTGAAATCACACTCAACGCATTGGTTTGTATCTCGTCCATTGTCTGACCAACAGATAACTCACAAGCCTTTTGATCTGGCAGGGTACCATGGGCGATGAAAACCACGTCGACTCCACCCAATACCGCTTCGGCACGAGAAAATATACTCTCATGCTGCTCAAGATCGTTCAGGTTAGCGGACATGCTGTCTAAATACTGTCCAGGGGAGGCACGTACGCGTAAATCCGCCAACTGATTTTCCAGTTTGGCCCTGTCACGTCCGACAAGAAAGAGACTATGCCCCTGAGCCACCCAGAGACGAGCGCAAGCACACGCGATAGCCGAGGTAGCCCCAAAAATAATAAATCGTTTCATAAATTACTCCTTCACTCGCCGCCAAAAACTGGACGAGAATTGTGGATCGATAAAAGTACTAAACTGTTCCCACAAGGGGTACGCCGAGCGAAACAACTCACTAGGCATACGCGCATCTTTGGCGGGATAAAGTGCGCCACCTGCCTCACGCACCACGGCGTCCAACTCATTTAGTAAGCGCAGAGTGCGTTTACCTTGATTAGGAAAGTCCAGCGCCAAAGTCGCGCCAGGGCGCGGAAAAGATAGCATACCTTGTGATATTTTACTTCCAAATGTTTTTAGTACGGCGAGAAAGGACCCGCTTCCACTATTTGCAATGATGTTAAGCAGGTCACGAATACCCTCTTGACTGGCTTCAGGAGGTAATACGCATTGATACTGGAAGAATCCCTTTCTGCCATACATCCTGTTCCATTCAAGCATTCCATCTAAAGGATAGAAATAAGGTTTGTAATGCGTTAAAGCCAGCCCTTTTTTTATAGGCTTGTTATAGTACAACAGATTAAAAGCACGCACACTGAGAGTGTTAACGAGGGAGAAAGGCGGATCCACGGGGAAGCGTCTTGGGCGCTCCTTCCATGTAGGCAAATCGGCTTGCGCAGGAGCATGCTGACCTAGCATCAAAATTCCTCGACCTTGTCGTTTGCCTGTAGCGGTACAATCAATCCAGGCCACGGTATAAGGCCATTGCGATTCAGCCTCAGCACTAAGCTCCCAAAAGTCATCCAAACTATGAAATCGTTTCGACTCAGTGATCATAAATGGATTAATGATAGGTAGCAGCTGCAATTCCACCCAAGTAATAAGCCCCGTCAAACCGAGGCCACCTATAGTTGCCCGAAACCAGTCGATGTTCTTGTCCGGGCAGCACAGTTTGCGTTCTCCGTCAGAACGGAGCAGCTCAAATTTGCGAACATGATGGCCGAAATTACCCTGTATGTGATGATTTTTACCATGCACATCATTGGCGATAGCTCCTCCAACGGTAACAAAGCGCGTACCTGGCGTAACTGGCAAAAACCACCCTTGGGGAACGACAAGATCCAAAATATCAGCTAGGAGTACGCCACTCTCGCAAACAAGCACCCCCGTAGATTCGTCAAAGGCTATAAATCGATCCATCCGCCGTGTGCGAAGCAGTACCCCTCCTTCGTTCAGGCAAACATCTCCATAGCTACGCCCACTGCCAAAAGCAAGTAAAGGTCCGCTCGTGATGGGCAAAGACTCATGACGATGAACAGCATCCAGCACATTAGTATGGCTAACTAATGGATAACGGTTCCAAGATGTTATCATCATGTCAGGTATTCACCGAAGCTACATCATTCCGTAATACTCGGCCTCCAGAAAAAAGCGTTATCCCACCTAACCCTACCGCGAACCAGAGCGTAGTTAGGCGTATGATTACTGTCGCCGCGACAGCTTGCGCCTCGGGTATATCTGCCCATATGAGCAACGCAACCATAACTGCCTCAGCACCGCCCAAGCCTCCAGGGAGAAAACTAAGCGCACCAGCCAGCATAGAAAGCGCATAAACAGAGAATGCGAATGCAAAGCTAACCTCGAACCCCATCCAATGCAAGATTAAATAAAAAGCAAAAGCTTCAGCTGACCACGCGATCAAACTTAAGGTCGTCGCCAGCACTAGAAGCCGTGGCGTGTGGCAGCGGCGGGCTTCGATCAACATCTTCAGCACATGATGGCCAGCACGTGCTATTTTACTGGTGCGGTTTGCAAACCGCGCCAACAACTTAGTCAACAGGCCAACTCTAGATAAAAGTAGCAGCCCACCCCCTACAAGTACCACTCCAAAAATTACCACGCCCCCTCCTTGCGGATAAAGTGACACTCCTAATAAAGTCATAAGAACAATTGCAACCAAATCCGAAAGACGTTCACTCAGAAAAGCCGCTGTACTACTTGTAAACGACATACCACGTGCTTCAAGAAAAACGCCCCGCAACATTTCTCCAGCCTTACCAGGTGTGGTGGTGAGTGCAAACCCAGCCACGTAAATAACCGCACTTGGTCCATGACCTACCGCATTACCCAGAGCAGAAAGGTACATCTGCCAGCGTACAAAGCGTAGACCATAATTAACAAGTGATAATGCAAGTGCTATAACCATCCCGGCTAGCCCCACTGAAGCAAAGGCGTCAAGCACATCCTGCCAGCCACCCCAGAGTGAGAAAGCAAGATAACCAAACGCTGCTAACGCGATGGATGCGATTAGAGCATGTACCTGCCGCCCTTTTAGAAAGGAAGTAATCATATCAACACAAACAGGGTTACAGAAACCCATGCAGTAATAGTCAAAAGAAGATGCCGGTCGGAATATAGATCTCGAGCAGTATCATTCCCTTTCCCCTTAAGATGTAAAAGAAAAATATATCGGAAAATTCCATACACAACAAACGGCACCGTATAAATCAATGCACTGGTACCATGTAGCGCAACTGTTTCAGTGCTAACGGTATAAAGACTGTAGGTCAGGATCGTACATGCTGCAGTAATCGCCATAAATTGCTCGATCATCATTGGGCTATAGTCATCCAAAACCCGGCGTGTCAGCGCACGATCATGAACACCCGCTTGCTCTAGCGCCAACAACTCGGCTCTTCGTTTGGCAAAACCAAGAAATAGGGTAAGCATCAGCCCGCACAGTAATAACCAAGACGAGGGTGCAATGCTAAGCCCCACCGTTCCAACGAGAATCCGCAGCATAAACCCTGTGGAGATAATAAACACATCCAGCACAGCAACATGCTTCCAGCGCCACGAGTAGCCGATATTCAATAACGCATAAGCAAGAACAAAGACGAACGCCCATAGGCTTACAAAGGAAGCAAGCGCGAAAGCCAACATTGCAAATCCCCCACTCAACCACCAACCCATACGCAAGGAAATGGCGCCGCAAGCTAACGGTCGATTTCTCTTGGTAGGGTGCTGACGATCTGCCTCGATATCGAGAATATCATTGAGTACATACACCGCGCTAGCCACCGCACAAAAAGAGAGGAAAGCAATCCCTACAGAATAAAGTACTGACTGCTACCATTGACCCGAAAAAACCACGCCCAGTAAAACGAAACTATTCTTAATGTACTGGTGGGGGCGGATTAATTTAATAAACTTATTACTCATTTCAAAGCCCTGTAATAGTAAATGATTCAACCGCTATACCAAGATTGCGAGCATCTTCACTAATTTTTAATGTCTTTGGCGAGGTAGCATCCGGAATTTGTAATGTAATTAGGTTGGCCTCCTTAACAAACGAGCGAGGTATAACAAAGCGAATTTCTGACATAGGTTGTTCTCCAAACACGAATTCGGCGACAAACTTATTATTTGCTTCAATACGTAACCGCTGCTTATCATGGCTTGCTGTAACAAACGGAGCCATGTTTAACGAGATCGCAATAGCCCTCCCAACCGAGGACTTAAAACCAAATCGCGCAGCATTGCTTTCAGTCCACCGAAAATTTGGCTCAGGCCCACTCCAGCCAGAAATAAGGTAAGGTTCTGCGGCCGAGTCATTCAAAAAAATGGACTCGCCAGATTTAAATACCGGGAAATCTCTACTTATCTCAGGGGTGATAAAACCAGCAAGAAATTGTGGATGACTCCAGTCCCAAAGTCTCTCACTGTGCTCATCAACATTGTTTGGGCGAACATTCCATATCGAAGCATCAT encodes the following:
- a CDS encoding SDR family oxidoreductase, coding for MKIMLIGATGFVGKALVECLLADSIEVLAGVRKKSAGLSSIVQQVVIGDLSVLTEDSLGSKPSLFDGVDTVIHVAARVHIMNDDASGSLTEYRKVNRDAALILARMAEEAGVKRFVFLSSIKVNGEFTRLECPFLPCDEYIPVDHYGLSKYEAEQGLLALALKTDMEAVIIRSPLVYGPGVKANFSSMVKWVRKGIPLPLGAIHNKRSLVALDNLVDFIALCADREKSPKAANEIFLISDNQDVSTTELLRKVAKAFGKKQWLIPVQTSWMELAAKLVGKEDVAMRLFSSLQVDNSKARGVLGWKPVSTMDEQLKKIADAEINEKTV
- a CDS encoding glycosyltransferase family 4 protein, translated to MKVLHFYKTYLPDTIGGVEQVINQLVRGTEPHGCDSEVLVLSPSKVDRVVEVDGHKVYRCKSNFEIASTPFSISAFYRFRQLAKKADIIHYHFPYPFTDILHLLSGLNKPSVVSYHSDIIKQKTLLRLYRPLKRQFLRSVSHIVAASPSYLKSSTTLSRFKGKVSVIPYGLDKSLYLKPSLERLQTWREKVGSRFFLFLGVLRYYKGLHILIEAARTTNYPIVIMGAGPVEQALKEQVLKLGLQNIYFVGFLPDEDKVALLELCYAVVFPSHLRSEAFGISLLEGAMYGKPLISSEIGTGTTYINIDKETGVVVPPSDPIALRQAMDYLWNNPEEAGEMGKRAEERYWKLFTAKQMASSYVALYKKLLDASNCR
- a CDS encoding glycosyltransferase family 1 protein, giving the protein MKVGVDARLLSRPLTGIGRYTLEMCRALLKIENIALYLYSPSPISDDVKANLTGAHFREINWRHGVLRQLWSESYLPLWAKKDEVDVFWGPSHRLPRFLPRSIPSVVTIHDLAWKYVSETMRSATYLLERLQMPYAVRSADVVVADSQSTARALKLEYHLSSKQLLVIPLAATCTPSDISFNMLAEYGIHAPYFLFVGTLEPRKNLTRLLEAYALLPTEVKAQANLVIVGGKGWGDVNVADEVTRLSLSEYVRLLGYVDEELLSALYSHAEFLAMPSLYEGFGLPLLEAMVHGVPVLTADNSSMPEVAGDAGLLVDAQNIHSIEKGLRQLILNGELRGKLAENAKTNVARFSWDSSARQLVSSFERAITYRRLA
- a CDS encoding GDP-mannose 4,6-dehydratase, with translation MRVLVTGLNGFTGQHLKTELEANGHVVIGLQADLNEYDAIAAEVKRIQPEAVVHLAGVAFVGHGDANAFYQVNLLGTRNLLSSLAEHASYVRAVLLASSANVYGNRSEGILAESALPDPANDYAVSKLAMENMARLWADRLPLFITRPFNYTGIGQDDKFLIPKIVAHFRENKKVIELGNLDVSRDFGDVRSVSEAYRKLMEACPVGETINVCSGNAYTLREVIGLCEKITGQQIEVQVNPDFVRANEVRVLAGDNSRLRQLIDGWQPLELEATLRWMLKDERMVC
- the gmd gene encoding GDP-mannose 4,6-dehydratase, which encodes MSKIAIITGITGQDGAYLAELLLDKGYKVFGTYRRTSSVNLWRIEELGIQNHSNLELIEYDLTDLGSSIRLLETTQATEIYNLAAQSFVGVSFDQPITTAQITGLGPVHLLEAIRIVNPKIRFYQASTSEMFGEVQEIPQKESTSFYPRSPYGVAKLYAHWMTINYRESYGIFGCSGILFNHESPLRGQEFVTRKITNSVARISLGKQDVLELGNMDAKRDWGFAKDYVEGMYLMLQADKPDTYVLATNRTETVRDFVTMSFKAVNIELNWQGEGEAETAIDKTTGKTVVKVNPAFYRPAEVELLIGNPQKAKDDLGWEPSTTLEELCAMMVEADLRRNKAGYSF
- a CDS encoding HAD family hydrolase; this encodes MNKQVAFFDFDGTLTNGDSLIPFLRMVRGTPRFALDLLVASPWLSAYAVGLIRNDMAKEVLLRKSIGGTSLDDLRAHGQYFAEHFVAKMLRADMMERLHKHLEQGDCCVLVSASLDLYLEPWAKMIGFDYCITSSLVIDANGTATGVLRGGNCFGEEKVHRIKRLLNKIGRPSRSYAYGDSQGDIPMLSMVDEGYRVQKSIKAYPNIKHQEFKE
- a CDS encoding SDR family oxidoreductase — protein: MKRFIIFGATSAIACACARLWVAQGHSLFLVGRDRAKLENQLADLRVRASPGQYLDSMSANLNDLEQHESIFSRAEAVLGGVDVVFIAHGTLPDQKACELSVGQTMDEIQTNALSVISLLTLAANRFEAQGSGVIAAISSVAGDRGRQSNYVYGAAKGMVTIFLQGLRNRLAKKGVAVVSIKPGFVDTPMTVQFDKKGLLWVQPETIAQGIVKAVEQRRNAVYLPGVWRWIMLVIRHIPEAIFKRLSL
- a CDS encoding FAD-binding oxidoreductase, encoding MMITSWNRYPLVSHTNVLDAVHRHESLPITSGPLLAFGSGRSYGDVCLNEGGVLLRTRRMDRFIAFDESTGVLVCESGVLLADILDLVVPQGWFLPVTPGTRFVTVGGAIANDVHGKNHHIQGNFGHHVRKFELLRSDGERKLCCPDKNIDWFRATIGGLGLTGLITWVELQLLPIINPFMITESKRFHSLDDFWELSAEAESQWPYTVAWIDCTATGKRQGRGILMLGQHAPAQADLPTWKERPRRFPVDPPFSLVNTLSVRAFNLLYYNKPIKKGLALTHYKPYFYPLDGMLEWNRMYGRKGFFQYQCVLPPEASQEGIRDLLNIIANSGSGSFLAVLKTFGSKISQGMLSFPRPGATLALDFPNQGKRTLRLLNELDAVVREAGGALYPAKDARMPSELFRSAYPLWEQFSTFIDPQFSSSFWRRVKE
- a CDS encoding lysylphosphatidylglycerol synthase transmembrane domain-containing protein, with product MITSFLKGRQVHALIASIALAAFGYLAFSLWGGWQDVLDAFASVGLAGMVIALALSLVNYGLRFVRWQMYLSALGNAVGHGPSAVIYVAGFALTTTPGKAGEMLRGVFLEARGMSFTSSTAAFLSERLSDLVAIVLMTLLGVSLYPQGGGVVIFGVVLVGGGLLLLSRVGLLTKLLARFANRTSKIARAGHHVLKMLIEARRCHTPRLLVLATTLSLIAWSAEAFAFYLILHWMGFEVSFAFAFSVYALSMLAGALSFLPGGLGGAEAVMVALLIWADIPEAQAVAATVIIRLTTLWFAVGLGGITLFSGGRVLRNDVASVNT
- a CDS encoding UbiA prenyltransferase family protein, with protein sequence MAFLSFCAVASAVYVLNDILDIEADRQHPTKRNRPLACGAISLRMGWWLSGGFAMLAFALASFVSLWAFVFVLAYALLNIGYSWRWKHVAVLDVFIISTGFMLRILVGTVGLSIAPSSWLLLCGLMLTLFLGFAKRRAELLALEQAGVHDRALTRRVLDDYSPMMIEQFMAITAACTILTYSLYTVSTETVALHGTSALIYTVPFVVYGIFRYIFLLHLKGKGNDTARDLYSDRHLLLTITAWVSVTLFVLI